One segment of Daphnia magna isolate NIES linkage group LG2, ASM2063170v1.1, whole genome shotgun sequence DNA contains the following:
- the LOC116917601 gene encoding LOW QUALITY PROTEIN: homeotic protein female sterile (The sequence of the model RefSeq protein was modified relative to this genomic sequence to represent the inferred CDS: deleted 1 base in 1 codon) yields the protein MMNPMNHMATHFPGDMGGYGQHHTGPGPGSPAQQQAHGAGGPVDGMNGFRAMQQQQQQQQQQQPAGPNAMFQGPAMESQQQRSMMGSNAHMAGGQVVTNNMMNGSSMALGPGPMNGMMNMQMPPQQQQQQQQSQMGAGGMQQQHMMQQQPQQHMGVHMDGSNMVGGGGGGPVVGQQQQQGGNGQGVRACAGCGGKILERFLFHALDRFWHHGCLKCSCCGARLADIGVSCYTKAGMILCRADYVRLFGSSGACSACGQGIPANELVMRVGGAGPAGGPGGGGGGGPNGIHPPSGGGGGNAAGGVYHVKCFACTKCQTQLMPGDRYALIGGSLLCEQDCHKMMKNNNNNNNNNNNANNNNHAGPGGGGAGVGGGGGGGGGGVNQPPGAGGPGATGTNASTGGSGGGPVRKGKVGRPRRSRD from the exons ATGATGAACCCGATGAATCACATGGCCACCCATTTTCCAGGTGATATGGGTGGCTATGGACAACATCACACAGGCCCCGGACCAGGTTCACCTGCCCAACAGCAAGCGCACGGTGCGGGCGGACCGGTCGACGGCATGAATGGGTTTCGCGctatgcaacaacaacaacagcaacagcaacagcaacaaccgGCTGGACCCAATGCCATGTTCCAGGGGCCAGCCATGGAAAGCCAACAGCAAAGGTCGATGATGGGCAGCAATGCGCACATGGCCGGCGGTCAAGTGGTGACTAATAATATGATGAACGGCTCTTCGATGGCGCTCGGGCCTGGTCCGATGAACGGCATGATGAACATGCAAATGCCTcctcaacaacagcaacaacagcaacaatcTCAGATGGGTGCAGGCGGCATGCAACAGCAGCACATGATGCAGCAACAACCGCAACAGCACATGGGCGTGCACATGGACGGCAGCAATATGGTGGGAGGCGGTGGCGGTGGTCCAGTGGTGggccagcagcaacagcaaggCGGCAACGGCCAAGGAGTCAGAGCCTGCGCCGGATGCGGTGGCAAGATCCTGGAGCGTTTCCTCTTTCACGCGCTCGATCGTTTTTGGCACCACGGATGCCTCAAGTGCTCCTGTTGCGGGGCCCGT CTCGCCGACATCGGCGTCTCGTGCTACACTAAAGCCGGAATGATCCTCTGTCGAGCCGACTATGTCCG GTTATTTGGGAGTTCGGGAGCGTGTTCAGCGTGCGGTCAAGGAATTCCTGCCAATGAATTGGTGATGAGAGTCGGTGGCGCTGGGCCGGCCGGCGGTCCTggcggaggaggaggaggaggaccTAACGGAATCCATCCGCCATCAGGTGGCGGCGGCGGCAATGCGGCCGGCGGCGTCTATCACGTCAAGTGTTTCGCCTGTACCAAATGCCAGACGCAATTGATGCCCGGCGATCGGTACGCCCTCATCGGCGGCAGTTTGTTGTGCGAACAGGATTGCCACAAGATGatgaagaacaacaacaataacaacaacaacaataataacgCCAACAACAATAATCACGCCGGACCCGGCGGCGGTGGAGCGGGTGTCGGTGGGGGTGGCGGAGGTGGTGGTGGCGGTGTCAACCAACCACCGGGAGCAGGTGGTCCCGGAGCGACGGGTACCAACGCCTCAACGGGTGGAAGTGGGGGAGGTCCCGTCCGGAAAGGCAAAGTCGGCCGGCCGAGACGGAGTCGAgattaa